From Streptomyces sp. TLI_235, a single genomic window includes:
- a CDS encoding RNA polymerase sigma-70 factor (ECF subfamily), translated as MRTRVRAGDPDAFAELFDSYARTVYNHAFRLTGDWSVAEDVMSATFLEAWRLHGAVEPEGGSLRPWLLGVATNLARNHCRSNRRYRAAAAAAAAAVPLVPDHADEIAGRLDDRLRIAVTLRQLGPLRRPEREVLLLCLWEGLEYAEAARVLGVPLGTVRSRLSRARTKLRRLADAELKNRWELAGRPRQTHGDRANAVRPAQEGIR; from the coding sequence ATGCGAACGCGGGTGCGGGCCGGGGATCCCGATGCCTTCGCGGAGCTCTTCGACAGCTACGCCCGCACCGTCTACAACCATGCGTTCCGCCTGACCGGGGACTGGTCCGTGGCCGAGGACGTCATGTCGGCGACCTTCCTGGAGGCGTGGCGGCTGCACGGTGCGGTGGAACCCGAAGGGGGCTCACTCCGGCCGTGGCTGCTGGGCGTTGCGACCAATCTCGCGCGCAACCACTGCCGCAGCAACCGGCGCTACCGGGCCGCGGCCGCTGCCGCCGCCGCCGCGGTACCGCTCGTACCCGACCACGCCGACGAGATCGCCGGCCGGCTCGACGACCGGCTGCGCATCGCCGTCACGCTGAGGCAGCTGGGTCCGCTGCGGCGGCCCGAACGCGAAGTCCTCCTCCTGTGCCTGTGGGAGGGCCTGGAGTACGCCGAAGCCGCCCGGGTCCTCGGCGTCCCGCTCGGCACCGTTCGCTCCAGGCTGTCCCGGGCCCGCACGAAGCTGCGCAGGCTCGCCGACGCGGAACTGAAGAACAGGTGGGAACTCGCCGGTCGCCCGCGACAGACACATGGCGACCGCGCGAACGCGGTCCGGCCCGCACAGGAAGGAATCCGGTGA
- a CDS encoding TetR family transcriptional regulator: MRRSQADRSGATTRQIVAAATEHFGAAGYAATSIDDIARTAGLTKGAVYHHFDGKPALLRAVFAHAEEQRARHLAEAAAGLEPWAAVRAGCHAFLRGCLDPAARRILLLDGPAVLGWEEVRAVEAEHSTALLRHGLAKAAPGRDPEIRTHLLLGALCEAGMLLARVADPTVALASVGTEIDVLLDALAAGAPR; encoded by the coding sequence ATGCGGCGCAGCCAGGCGGACCGGTCCGGGGCGACGACCCGGCAGATCGTCGCCGCCGCCACCGAGCACTTCGGCGCCGCGGGGTACGCGGCCACCTCGATCGACGACATCGCCCGCACCGCGGGCCTCACCAAGGGCGCCGTCTACCACCACTTCGACGGCAAGCCCGCGCTGCTGCGCGCCGTCTTCGCGCACGCCGAGGAGCAGCGCGCCCGGCACCTCGCCGAGGCGGCGGCCGGCCTCGAACCCTGGGCCGCCGTCCGGGCCGGCTGCCACGCCTTCCTGCGCGGCTGCCTCGACCCGGCCGCCCGACGCATCCTGCTGCTCGACGGGCCCGCCGTCCTCGGCTGGGAGGAGGTCCGGGCCGTCGAGGCCGAGCACTCCACGGCCCTGCTGCGGCACGGCCTCGCCAAGGCGGCGCCCGGCCGCGACCCGGAGATCCGCACCCACCTGCTGCTCGGCGCGCTCTGTGAGGCGGGCATGCTGCTGGCCAGGGTGGCCGATCCGACCGTCGCCCTGGCCTCCGTCGGCACCGAGATCGACGTCCTGCTCGACGCACTCGCGGCCGGCGCCCCGCGCTGA
- a CDS encoding ketosteroid isomerase-like protein gives MSNGHRENGHREFVARWAAFWAAPDQARLGGLAASDIVLRWPGRPEPIRGLAAWAEQVAGALARFPDLRLEVVADAASGGTSFIAWRAAATVDGRPLRWEGVDRMELRDGLVAESTVVFDTAALRAGAAG, from the coding sequence GTGTCTAACGGGCATCGGGAGAACGGGCATCGGGAGTTCGTGGCACGCTGGGCGGCCTTCTGGGCCGCGCCGGACCAGGCGCGGCTCGGCGGGCTGGCCGCGTCGGACATCGTGCTGCGCTGGCCGGGGCGGCCCGAGCCGATCCGCGGCCTCGCCGCCTGGGCGGAGCAGGTCGCCGGGGCGCTGGCGCGCTTCCCCGACCTGCGGCTGGAGGTGGTCGCGGACGCCGCCTCCGGCGGGACGTCGTTCATCGCCTGGCGGGCCGCGGCCACGGTGGACGGCCGTCCGCTGCGGTGGGAGGGCGTCGACCGGATGGAACTGCGGGACGGCCTGGTGGCGGAGTCCACCGTCGTTTTCGACACGGCCGCCCTGCGGGCCGGCGCCGCCGGGTAG
- a CDS encoding methylated-DNA-[protein]-cysteine S-methyltransferase — MEPLSWVTVPTPLPTGPMRLAVTPTGVAAAWYTGDPAAGPGAGAPDCTERRVVDAVTGRLGEYFAGRRRALELPIDWRFATGPHRVVLERLLTDVRYGRTVTYGELAARSGVFEDVAEPGLAARTVGQMMGANPLALLVPCHRVVAADGLGGFGGGPQGLETKRWLLTLEGVLPPTLDWDGPVG, encoded by the coding sequence ATGGAGCCGCTGTCCTGGGTCACCGTGCCGACGCCGCTGCCGACCGGGCCGATGCGCCTGGCGGTCACGCCGACCGGCGTGGCGGCCGCCTGGTACACGGGGGACCCGGCGGCCGGGCCCGGGGCCGGCGCCCCGGACTGCACCGAGCGCCGGGTGGTCGACGCGGTGACCGGGCGGCTGGGCGAGTACTTCGCCGGCCGGCGGCGCGCCCTGGAGCTGCCGATCGACTGGCGGTTCGCCACCGGGCCGCACCGCGTCGTGCTGGAGCGGCTGCTGACCGACGTCAGGTACGGGCGGACCGTCACCTACGGCGAACTGGCCGCCCGCAGCGGGGTCTTCGAGGACGTCGCCGAGCCGGGTCTGGCGGCCCGCACGGTCGGCCAGATGATGGGCGCCAACCCCCTCGCGCTCTTGGTGCCGTGCCACCGGGTGGTGGCCGCGGACGGCCTGGGCGGCTTCGGCGGCGGGCCGCAGGGCCTGGAGACCAAGCGCTGGCTGCTGACCCTGGAGGGCGTGCTGCCGCCGACGCTGGACTGGGACGGACCGGTCGGCTGA
- a CDS encoding ATP-grasp domain-containing protein: protein MSGPVRVWLNRTYAENVFFIDLLRAAPRPVEIHATHVDPDSPVLAAADFGSLEPDGLSPEAYVEFALEFCARNSIDVFLPRLGQLAISLRRRDFEAVGTALVCPPAPAIAVFESKVDGYAAMAAAGLPVPLWRHVRTADELLAAVEEIEEDGSTACLKPASGAGGEGFRVLTREPFSLRRLSGFPDASVQLDLVLQALERSPEPADLLVMPLLEGPEVSVDCLTSPDGRLLAAVGRAKTRRRRTFTTDPRYLEPTRRLVETFEVSYLSNVQYRHHHGRPVVLDVNTRPSGGLHQLRLCGLNLPWTAVQLALGETPATAFAADLLDTEYTLVSGIQPLLPRRRAHDWQLGATAAAAAV, encoded by the coding sequence TTGAGCGGCCCCGTTCGCGTCTGGCTGAACCGTACCTACGCCGAGAACGTTTTCTTCATCGACCTGCTCCGCGCCGCCCCGCGCCCGGTCGAGATCCATGCCACGCACGTCGACCCGGACTCCCCGGTACTCGCCGCCGCCGACTTCGGATCGCTCGAACCCGACGGCCTCTCCCCCGAGGCCTATGTGGAATTCGCCCTGGAATTCTGCGCCCGGAACAGCATAGACGTCTTCCTGCCCCGGCTGGGTCAACTCGCGATATCCCTGCGCCGCCGCGACTTCGAGGCCGTCGGCACCGCGCTGGTGTGCCCGCCCGCCCCGGCGATCGCCGTCTTCGAGAGCAAGGTCGACGGCTACGCGGCGATGGCCGCGGCCGGCCTGCCGGTGCCGCTGTGGCGGCACGTCCGCACCGCCGACGAGCTGCTCGCCGCGGTCGAGGAGATCGAGGAGGACGGCTCGACCGCCTGCCTCAAGCCCGCCTCCGGCGCCGGCGGCGAGGGCTTCCGGGTGCTCACCCGGGAACCGTTCAGCCTGCGCCGGCTGTCCGGCTTCCCCGACGCGAGCGTCCAGCTCGACCTGGTGCTCCAGGCCCTGGAGCGGAGCCCGGAGCCGGCCGACCTGCTGGTGATGCCGCTGCTGGAGGGCCCCGAGGTCTCGGTCGACTGCCTCACCTCCCCGGACGGCCGGCTGCTCGCCGCGGTCGGCCGCGCCAAGACCCGGCGCCGCCGGACCTTCACCACCGACCCGCGCTACCTGGAGCCCACCCGGCGTCTGGTGGAGACCTTCGAGGTCTCCTACCTCTCCAACGTCCAGTACCGGCACCACCACGGCCGCCCGGTCGTCCTGGACGTCAACACCCGCCCCTCCGGCGGGCTGCACCAGCTCCGGCTCTGCGGGCTCAACCTGCCGTGGACGGCGGTGCAGCTCGCACTCGGCGAGACCCCCGCGACCGCCTTCGCCGCCGACCTGCTCGACACCGAGTACACCCTGGTCTCCGGGATCCAGCCGCTCCTGCCGCGGCGGCGCGCCCACGACTGGCAGCTCGGCGCCACCGCCGCCGCGGCTGCCGTCTGA